From the genome of Homalodisca vitripennis isolate AUS2020 chromosome 8, UT_GWSS_2.1, whole genome shotgun sequence, one region includes:
- the LOC124367885 gene encoding chitinase-3-like protein 1 isoform X2 gives MVAVGKGLSHKLSAIAADEERRRTFARNSVQFLRTNKLGGINLSWHRPGFPLGSADDRVNYILLLQALREEFEQESRATGKNSLLISIDVPHDPKVLDERFDIHSLSKYLDFMNVFAFNYRIPVETETSQFAPLYSSGLNDKSQSNIDFTVKYYLGQGVDREKLILGVPTYGRSLVIYGSEEHISDLHLEDGFGLEEHLSKAEGSLPYFEICRLLKSGNLQIENPSSPFGVTARHNNYFVGFEDINSVKLKAKYAAQEDLGGLMFWTIDYDDFRGDCHGKKFPLIESGKEALLASVVQEFKSSNNVQEEPLRPWFTYTSSTNAIPERFVNSNFTQTTENNVAEPPMKRSALSDDGEGPNSSDSPDRSDGERQRILDQLIDLVKRIGGVSVLERLLIAPARTLNRSPLITNLETYTSDYGPTVTSLTVTSPPLFLKKAPTPIVLTNFTINIDKINIDSGVLGRPLPN, from the exons ATGGTGGCTGTAGGGAAAGGTCTGTCTCACAAGTTGTCAGCCATAGCTGCAGATGAGGAACGGAGGAGGACGTTTGCCAGAAATTCTGTGCAGTTTCTCCGAACCAACAAGCTCGGTGGGATTAACCTGAGCTGGCACCGCCCAGGCTTCCCTCTTGGCAGCGCTGACGACAGAGTGAATTACATTCTGCTGTTACAG GCACTCCGTGAAGAGTTTGAGCAAGAAAGTAGAGCAACTGGCAAGAACAGCCTTCTGATATCAATAGATGTTCCTCACGACCCCAAAGTATTGGACGAGAGATTCGACATTCACAGTCTGAGcaa GTATCTGGATTTCATGAATGTTTTCGCCTTCAACTACCGGATTCCTGTAGAGACGGAGACGAGTCAATTTGCCCCACTCTACTCTTCTGGTCTTAACGACAAGTCCCAAAGCAATATT GATTTTACAGTCAAATATTACCTTGGTCAGGGAGTGGATAGGGAAAAACTAATTCTAGGTGTGCCAACCTACGGACGGTCCCTGGTCATTTATGGATCGGAAGAACACATTAGTGACCTCCACCTCGAGGATGGGTTTGGCTTGGAGGAACATCTTTCCAAGGCAGAGGGATCCCTCCCTTATTTTGAG ATTTGCAGACTCTTGAAATCTGGAAATTTGCAAATTGAAAATCCCTCTTCACCGTTCGGAGTTACTGCTCgccataacaattattttgttggttttgaaGATATCAATTCAGTCAAGTTAAAA GCAAAGTATGCAGCTCAAGAAGACTTAGGAGGTCTCATGTTCTGGACGATTGATTATGATGATTTCAGAGGAGACTGTCACGGGAAGAAGTTTCCACTTATTGAGTCGGGGAAGGAAGCATTACTGGCATCAGTTGTAca AGAATTCAAATCATCAAACAATGTCCAAGAAGAACCTCTGAGGCCTTGGTTCACATACACCTCATCTACAAACGCCATCCCTGAAAGATTTGTGAATTCCAACTTCACTCAGACCACAGAAAACAATGTGGCAG AGCCTCCAATGAAACGATCAGCATTGTCTGATGATGGAGAAGGCCCTAATAGCAGTGATTCTCCCGATCGCTCCGACGGCGAACGTCAGCGTATTCTTGACCAACTTATAGACCTCGTCAAAAGGATAG GTGGAGTATCAGTGTTGGAAAGACTTCTGATCGCTCCGGCACGTACACTCAATCGCTCACCTCTGATCACCAATCTAGAGACTTACACATCGGACTACGGACCCACTGTGACGTCTCTAACTGTAACTTCTCCTCCTTTATTCCTGAAGAAAGCGCCCACCCCTATAGTGCTTACGAACTTCACTATAAACATAGACAAGATCAATATAGATTCAGGTGTCCTAGGAAGGCCTTTACCCAACTGA